Within Coffea arabica cultivar ET-39 chromosome 4e, Coffea Arabica ET-39 HiFi, whole genome shotgun sequence, the genomic segment TGTTATTGAAGTCTGTTCTAGATGTTCAAATTCAAGTTAAGTGAAGAATTATCACTTTAAGAAAGGGTATGAGGGGACTAAGCACTGAGAAAGACAAAGATAACACATCTAGACAGGGAGATCATAACTGCAAATAAGGACGCTGACCAATATAGTTGCCAGAGGGGTAATAACTGCAAATCACGAACCACCAACCATTGTTTGTGCATTGAACCCTAGCGCAGCCCAGACCGACTGATCTGTTCCAAACCACCTGAGTGTAGTGGCTGCACGCCTGCCCTTGAGCACATGTGTTGGAGTTGTAATCGTAGAATTGCTTCTCCGTTAACCACAGATTGACGGCATCCCTGGCCGTCAAGTCTCCGCTGCCTTCAGCTAAGTTCTCACCGTAAGGGCCCCCAGAGCGCCTTAAGTTGCAGTCTTTTTTCGTGTAATTGGCGACGTCATGTGCATAGCCGGCCACCGTGTCGTCCCAAGCTATCGGGCCAACACCAACTTGGGCACGAGCTGCGTTATGAACATCGAGATAATCCTGTTTTGagttttgagctccagatggcCAGAAGATTACAAGGTGAATGAAGCTAAATACTGCTAAGAAGATCTTAAATGATCCCATTTCTCACTACTTTTTGCGCTTTGAAAATACGAGAGCAGTGAAGTTGTGCAATTCTCATCTATAGCCTATGCATGAGTTTATTTATGCAGGGAAGGACGTcggaaaattttgacttttgggTTATACAAAGGTTTATATCATATCTAAGGAAGGTAGGATTATTTAAAAACAagctttaattatatatatatatatatatatctaactATATAGAAGTGGGAGTTGGAGAATGAACAGTGCCATTTTGGTCGAGCGGTTATCACgtaattttcagcaactttgatggCTTTTGTATTTGTTGGTTTTGTTGGCTTTTCGGTAACTCCATTTGCATCAGTCTTTGGCAGTTCCTTATGTCATTAGAATTAGCCTTAGTAGTCCTTCATTTTTCGCTAATGCCATTTCCTGTTTCTGCCTTACTCAGGAGACCGAAAGATGCATGTTATAGTTGAGTGGTTTCTTTGTAAtttattttgttctttgttCCTCTTTGTTTGCATCATTTTTGCCTAATTGTGATCCGCAGAGATAGGCCATCTTAGCTATTCTTGAGTGTTAGTTTAGCCTTAGGTTAGTCTTATTTTTCAGTTATGCCATTCCTTTTTTCCTTCGTTCAAGCTGCATGCTATAGTTGCTTGATTATTTGGTAATTTTGTTGTCTTCTGACCCTATTTTTTGTTGATTCATTGTTCACTTTTGTGGATGCCTCACTTTTTGTTTTTACATGTTTCTTTGAAACCCTCCTCTTCTTCGTTGGAAAATTGCCATTTTGACTTTGAGTAATCTACTGTTTTGTACTTTTGATTTGTTCATGTCATTTGAAAACCTATTACAGAGATGAGAATTCCCACATTTTCCTTCCTCTTAATCATGATGCTTGTtaaatttttcccatttttacttttattcatgcttatttatattcttttattttactaAATATCCGATGCCTTTTATATTCTTTGTTGCCTACATTCCTTACATCTAACTATACAATCAATATATTTATGTGATTTAATGTTGTTATATACCTTTTTATTTAGGCTCTTTAAGTTGGAATGTTGAATTTAGtgatattttttactttttaaacaaaatttaaaagttaGTCTTGTATTTTTAGTACAAAGTTAATTTTGTGgttaattatttgcttttgaagTATTCTGTAAATGCACAATTATTGAggaaacaattaataaattattgttGACTTAACATGAAATAAAATTGTTAAGTGTTCTGTAAAGACACAATTATTGAGgaaataattaataaattattattggCATTAGTgactttaaaaaatgaattttattaCTGTGACATGAAATAAAATTGTTTGCAAAAAAGATCAATGCATATAttgcaaaaaaaatgaaataaaatagtgTTCTGTAAAATTGTTGAATGCAGTGGTTGTTTAGCATGTTCAGGAGTAGCTTTTGACTGCACGATTCCTAAAAATTGAacagcagaaaaagaaaaaaaaaagagagagagaagtcCAACATTGTTATCACAAATAACCAAAATCGGTTAAGGTGTCAAGGGTTTGGACTAAAAATGGTTTCTAATCCTACTACTTTTTAAAACATACAATTATAAAGATATATTAGTCTATATATCCATATTTACTCTATATAATTATTACAAATTTTTAATGCCcttgtttttattcttattctTTTCATTCTATAAAAAAGAATAGTTAGTTTGTTATTTACTAATAGCTTGGATATCTAATAACAATTGCAGGATAACCGCTCGACAAAAAAACACTGTTTATAGGGCAACtctcacttttatattgttaaataaatatccatatttaatgtatatatataattattataaaatttttagcATATTCATTTTTCATAATGGCTCAAAATTGCTCTAAATTGAAAAGCAATGTTGTatgctatttttttattattcttttaGTCAAACATGCAAGATTAATTAGATTGTttcttacattaaaaaaattaaagtactttaaatttcaaaaacaatGTATAATACATGGATCTTAATGTGGATTAATGATCTAATATTAGTGAGCGgcattttacaaaaatatgaaagaaaaataattgttGTGATTATATtgattaaatgttttaatttgtgcaaaaaaaaaggaaataggcCCATATTTATGGAATTTAGTGAGTAATAGAGATATACATAAATATAGACGGGTATCTTTATAATTGTCTCATCCAGACTACATAATTTATACAAATCATACCACACAAAATGTCGACACTGCATTGTCTGAATTACAGTACTTTATTAACCACTATAGTACAAAATATCCTTCATACTTCACAAACTATTAACACTATATTCACCCAACCAATTTACCGCACTATTATTTTATAATTCAAGTCAGacttataataattatataactCTCTACATTATAAGAAATATATAACGGTTAAAAATTAAGCAACTTAACACGGGAAATATTAGCGCTCCTGCGCAACGCGCAGGCCGTCTCACTAGTAACTATATAAAAGCGGGAGTTGGAGAATGAACAGTGCAAAAGCGGGAGTTGGAGAATGACCAGTGCAATTTTGGTCAAGCGGTTATCACGTAATTTTGGACAACTTTCAGGGCAATTGTCAACCGGCATTTTGGTCTTTTGTCATGTGGCTGGCTCTGGCTTTAGGAAGAATCGGTTAAGCTGGCTATTTCATTGATTCTCTTTTGCTGGAAAAAGACAACAATTATTAAGATGGCTCTTGGCATTATATTTCAATAAAAAGGTCTGGCTGTGGCTGAGGCTTGTTAGCTGTATTATTGTGCTATGTGGGCTACAGGGGCTAGGACTCACAAAAGAGAGCTGTACCTGTACTCTCTCTATTGCAGACCTTGTTTTAGACCTCTGCCATATGCCCTTTTATCTTCTCCAATACAACCCACCCCGGGCCGCCTCCAAGAGaaccagaaaaaaaagagaaaaaaaagaagaaaatctcTGTCAGGCtctccaatatatatatatctaatcTAAATATATAAAAGGGACAATTGGATAATGAATAGCTCTATTTTGGTCAAGCGATTATGCTGTAATTCAGCTAGAGGGAAAAAATAACAAGTCCAACATTATCATCATATAAGTAAGCAAAATCGGTTAAGATGCCATAGGTTTCAACTAAAAATGGTTTCTAATTCTATAGCTTTTTCAAACGTACAATTAGAAGGATATATATTAgtctatatatacatatttagTCTATATAATTATTGGAAAAATTTTAATtcccttatttttattattatacttttcattctatatatatatatatatatatattctataAACATGAGCTTACTTTTGTCTTCTATGCGTGCTACATTACGAGtctatttcctttttaaaagaataattagtTTGTTATTTTACTAATATATCCATGTTTAgtgtatatataattattataaaattttttaacataTTTATTTTCTCTAATGGCTCTAAATTGCTGTAAATTGAAAAGCGATATTGTGTGCTGatctttttatattatttatttaaacatGTAACATTAATTAGGCTATTTCTTACATTTGAAAATTAAAGTActctaaatttgaaaaataatgtAATAATACACGTCTTTTACTGTGGATTAATGATCTAATattaatggaaaaagaaataggCCTATATTTATTGAACTTAGTGAGTAATAGAGATATACATAACTAACAATATAAAGGAAAAGTTGCCCTATGCACAGTGATTTGTTTTGTCAAGCGGTTATCCTGCAATTGTTACTGGATGTTAGGGCTATTTTCATCaattatttgtttgttttttaacAGCTGCTATAGTTTTGGTGTATTTATTGGACATGTTGACTGAATTCATAATTGGTGTTATAAAAAGTGAAACCTATGAAAGTTGATTTTTTGTGgttaattatttgcttttgaagTGTTCTGGAAATGCAAAATTACCAAGGAAATAATTGATAAATTGTTGTTGGCTTTAGTGACTTTAAAAATGGCTTTTATTACCGTGACATGAAATAAAATTGATACATGTTCTGTAAATGCACAATTATTGAggaaacaattaataaattattgttGGGTTAACATAGAATAAAATTGTTAAGTGTTCTATAAATGCACAATTATTGaggaaacaattaataaactattGTTGGCTTTAGTAACTTTAAAAATTGGGTTTTATTATTGTGACATGTGGTGATTAATTTTTAGCAGTGTCAAGTTCTATGGTTCAAGTGTTTAATTGATTTTCAGGATCCCCTATTTTTTGTGTCAATAATGATTAATACTCTTTGGGAATGATTCACTTTACAATTTTCTAATTATCCTGATCCAAATGCAAAATAACCTTATACAATTTTCTAATTTATCCTTATGCATTCTATATATTATTGTTCTCATGCATTCTATATATTTCATAATAGTTaacttttaacaaaaattataatTCCCTAATGATCCGCatgaattaaataataataGAGATATATACTAATAAACTCATACAACAAAAAACAATTAACACGGGAAATATTAGTCCTCCTGCGCAACGCGCAGGCCGTCTCACTAGTCTATATAATAAAAGAGAGAGTTGGAGAATGAATAGTGAATTTTGGTCAAGCGGTTATGCTGCTATTTTTGTGACTTTGAGGGGCGTTTTGGTCTTTTGGTCATTGAGAAGCCTCAAGTCATCCTTCTGGTCAAATGCTACGGTGATGAAATCTCAGCTGAAAACCAAagcataataaaaaaaaaaaaagaaaggcaaaaggCATAACTTTCTATGTATATGTACAAAGAGCAATAAAGGGACGCAGCAGTTAAACTTCTGAACTTGTATAGATTTTCTCTAATTCAGTCAGATAAAGCTCAAGAATCATACAAATAATCTgggctaaaaataaaaattgataatcaagttggattaatatattttttctaattttattcTGAGGTTTCACGCATTTCTATCTGTTTCTTATTCTTGATAATCTGTGTATTTGTTggtttttcccttcttcttttttgcaCAGATTAAAACATTTAATCAATATAATCACaacaattatttttctttcatatttttgtaaaatgcCGCTCAATAATATTAGATCATTAATCAACATTAAGAGCCATGTATTATTACATTGTTTTTGAAATTTACagtactttaatttttttaatgtaagaaACAATCTAATTAATGTTGAGCGTTCTGTAAATACACAATTATTGAGgaaataattaataaattattattggCTTTAATGACTTTAAAAAATGGATTTTATTACTGCgacatgaaataaaaattgtttggaaaaaaatgaatgCATATAttgcaaaaaaatgaaataaaatagtgCTCTGTAAAATTGTTGAATGCAGTGATTGTTTAGCATGTTCAGTAGTAGCTTTTGACTGAATGATTCCCAAAAGTTAAAcagcagtaaaaaaaaaaaaatgaagtccaACATTGTTATCACAATTAACCAAAATCGGTTAAGGTGTCATGGACTAGAAATGGTTTCTAATCCAACTACTTTTTAAAACATACAACTATAAAGATATATTAGTCTAGATATCCATATTACTCTATATAATTATTACAAATTTTTAATGCCcttgtttttattcttatttttcgtTCTATAGAAAAGAATAATTAATATGTTATTTACTAATAGTCCGGGCATCCAATAACAATTGCAGGATAACCGCTTGACAAAAAAACATTGTTCATGGGACAACTCTCGCTTTTATATTGTCAGATAAATATCCATAtttaatgtatatatataattattataaaatgtttCCTAATGGCTCTAAATTTAATGTGTATATATTCATTTTTCCTAATGGCTCTAAATTACTCTAAATTGAAAAGCAATGTTGTatgctatttttttattattcttttaGTCAAACATGCAACATTAATTACATTGTttcttacattaaaaaaattaaagtactGTAAATTTCAAAAACAATGTAATAATACATGGCTCTTAATGCGGATTAATGATCTAATATTAGTGAGCGACAttatacaaaaatatgaaagaaaaacaATTCTTGTGATTATATtgattaaatgttttaatttgtgcaaaaaaaaaaaataggcccATATTTATTGAGgaaataattaataaattattattggCTTTAATGACTTTAAAAAATGGATTTTATTACTGCgacatgaaataaaaattgtttggaaaaaaatgaatgCATATAttgcaaaaaaatgaaataaaatagtgCTCTGTAAAATTGTTGAATGCAGTGATTGTTTAGCATGTTCAGTAGTAGCTTTTGACTGAATGATTCCCAAAAGTTAAAcagcagtaaaaaaaaaaatgaagtccaACATTATTATCACAATTAACCAAAATCAGTTAAGGTGTCATGGACTAAAAATGGTTTCTAATCCTACTACTTTTTAAAACATACAACTATAAAGATATATTAGTCTATATATCCATATTAGTCTATATAATTATTACAAATTTTTAATGCCcttgtttttattcttatttttcgtTCTATAGAAAAGAATAATTAATATGTTATTTACTAATAGTCCGGGCATCCAATAACAATTGCAGGATAGCcgcttgacaaaaaaaattgttcatGGGACAACTCTCGCTTTTATATTGTTAGATAAATATCCATAtttaatgtatatatataattattataaaatgtttCCTAATGGCTCTAAATTACTCTAAATTGAAAAGCAATGTTGTatgctatttttttattattcttttaGTCAAACATGCAACATTAATTACATTGTttcttacattaaaaaaattaaagtactGTAAATTTCAAAAACAATGTAATAATACATGGCTCTTAATGCGGATTAATGATCTAATATTAGTGAGCGACaatatacaaaaatatgaaagaaaaacaATTCTTGTGATTATATtgattaaatgttttaatttgtgcaaaaaaaaaaaataggcccATATTTATAGAACTTAGTGAGTAATAGagatatacataaatataaataGGTATCTTTATAATTACCTCACCCAAACCACATAATTTATACAAATCATACCACACAAAATGTTGACACTGCATTGTCTCAATTATAGTACTTTATTAACTATTATATTACAAAATATCCTTCATACTTCACAAACTATTAACACTATATTCACCCAACCAATTTACCGCACTATTATTTTATAATTCAAGCCAAACTTATACCACCTATATAATTCTCTATACTACAACAAATATACAATAATTAAAACTTGTGCAACTTAACACGGGAAATATTCGCCCTCCTGCGCAACGCGCAGGCCGTCCTAActagtatatatataaaggggatagaaagaaaagaaataagtCATGGAAGACTAAGAAGTATCTTCCAACGAGACTCGGTGGAGTACAAACAAGTGCTATACATATAGTAAACATTCTCACAACACCTGTACATCTAACTGCCACGCGTATTAACATCATTGCTCTCTCGAGTCCTGCATCGCCCCTGCTGTCGCGGGCCTTGGTTCCTATTTCCTTTCCACGGATTGGGAGTCTTAGAACCTAAATCACATTCAAGACTCAAGTTTATGATCCATCTCCATGGTTCAAGCCTCAAGCAAGTGTGAGAAATTTTGTGGGGCGTTGACCATTCTCTGTTTagcttttcaaattttaatgtttttttttttgtctctccaaaggtagttttgaaaatagtttttaatCTTTTATATGTAAGCGACTTGgagagaaaaatttgaagaTGCAACTATTTTTGGATATATTTTTTGCATGGTTGCCAGAGCAATTGCAACGTTATCATaaatttaattgaaattttgatgaattCGATTCATTGTGTGATGCAACTTTTAGGTGACAAAATTTTGGgtaaaaaaacgaaaaaaaaccGTGATAAACTTAATAACACAAAAAAGTCCTTCGTAGTTTCAAAACGTACAACACGCCACCTCATCCTTTGAACTACATTCTAAAGATgatggaatccgttaaacttaatgaaatggatgaaatgacaaaaatggcctaatataattaagcaaaagaaaGTTCagcaaaatcatttgttttattctctaaagAGAGAGAATTGAGAACTAAGGAGTATAATaggtatatttgttaaaaattaggtatactttttttttaaggtttCAATAAGTCATTTTCATTAAGTTtgacggattccgtcacctttacaatttagttcaaaagcATGAGGTGTCATGTTGTACATTTTGAAACCACGAGagatttttctgtgtattaaGTTTACTATGGGagactttttttgtttttactcCAAAATTTATATACAGAATCCACGTAGTGGATTATTGTccatatatttatttcttttctttatttgaatGTTGGATATCTTATTCTGTAGTTTTAGAGAGTTGCAATTTTGATCTCCAATAGATGGAGGGTAGACTAAAATGATCTCTCATGCTACGCAAAATAAATTTAGTTCCACATGTTTCAAAAATGAAGCAATTTGGTCCCTTATGGTTTGGACAAAAACTAGTTTAGTCTCATAATCTTAATGactctgtttgataacataaaaaattactgaatctgaattttttcatacattcagatgttttgagtgtttgataaatgaaaatctatttgttgaacttgttaagtagtgctgaacttgtgtgtatttttttcagcacaagaatcctaactgaatgcttaattctgataagaaacaatagaattacttcaattaccttatcttatctaccaaatctacccttgtttgttaattatattcaaaattcttatctaattaaacaatctaatattctctatttaatgattttctatttcttttttttccttttgaatgattttcatatcttctccatactcctcatataatatatttcatcttttatgttaatttgatttaaaaatatatattatcattttcatacctaacatttttagctaattaaatcatagattctatttcttttatggatgaaaaattataagggcaaatttgtcaaatttaacttattaagcattcagttataaatatttatcaaatagtatAAGTAGgtttaacattaaaattcagacattcatatatttctttttagtgcttaaaattcagcaaattaattgtttcagtattcagattttagaattcagacttcagaattcagattcaattttatcaaacggaacctaaTCTAATATAAAATGAAAGACAATAGAGATTGGTGGTGGTTCACTAAGTCATAGATTTCTAAATGTCTTTGCATCATAAATTCCCCACATGCGAAGGACAaacaaagggataattttaaaaacctcaagggaagtTTCTAACCGTTGCACTAGACTCTCacgagatttaaaaaaaaaatttagaaacctCTTCTATCATAAAATTGGGTCTCAATCTTTGCATCAGGTCCGGTGAAATGACCGTAGTAACCTTATAACCTGCAAGGTATTTGGCAGCTGCATAGACTTAATCAACTAAATCAGTAATCAACCGAATATATAGGaataatcaaaattttgaactaaaaaaattctaatttgcCATGAGAAAAGGGTGCTAATTTCTAAATAATCACTATTTAGAAccaaaaaaatttctaacttgcAATTACAACTACAATATTTGTTCAAGCCTTTTTAAGGCCTGAAAAGGCCATATTTTGTTTTTCCAATTCATGGTTGAAATTAGTTTTCTTGCTATATTTTTAGTGATTCTACCCCAATTATTGAATCTAAAATCTCTAGAATTTGCATTCCAATTGTTTGTTCCTGATATTGTATAAGTAATCCTAAATGTAGATATTACAAAGAGTCGTTGCAAAATGGTTGTAGAAACTTCAAATTGATGCTTTGCATTTGCCAACATTTACACTTAGACCTTTTAACTTTTGGCTTTGTATAAATATCAATTCATACTTTTATACTAGATTAACTAACAAATATAATATATGAGAGGCATTTATTGAATCATATTGTCCTCTCTCTTCTAAACCCAATTTTTTAtagattaattttctatacactgCCATGTTTCACCATTGAATGCATGACACATTAttcgaatttaaatttgaaatccaaattttgcaAATGTGTCGTGCATTCAacatgatagtgtatacattgtgagtgtatataagatttactcattttttattgtttgttttTTGGAATTGGGCTCGACTTGTTACAAGCTAACCTGTTTTagaggaggtttctaaaatttataaaaCTTTGAGGGAGGCCAATGCAATCATAGAAGCTTCGGGGGAGATTTCTACAATTAGTCCtaaacaaaaacttgaaaagtaGGCCTTTTTTTTCCACcattttttcagaaaaatttCAACCCCATAACGATAGCATAATCCCTCCATGCTTGGGAAACTTCTTAATAGAGTGAAGGAACGCATTTCTTTCCTATTAGCGGTCTTGATGCCAATTCAAAACTGTATTCTTCTCGATTGATGGAAAGAACGCCTTTCTTTCCAGTTAGCTGTCCTGATCCCAATTCAAAACTGCATTGCCAAATGTCACTGAACTTGACTTTCGACCAAAACAGTTGTCTCCCTCCATCATCAAGCGAAGCAATTGCGTAATTTCCCATCACCCCACCTCCATTGTCAAGAAGTAACTTTGATGATGCCTTGTTATTCAAATACCGTGGAAAAAGTCAGCCTTAGAAACGCGTTAGTTCCTGTCTTGACGAAGACTTCGGGACACTGTCATCTGCTATCCTTCCATCCCAATTCCTACCATTTATTGTCCTTCATTGCTCAAAGCATTGGAGCCATCAGCTGCTGCCCACTGGGCAGTAGTTGTAGTAATGAAAAACCTAAACTAAATAGGACTATTCAATTAGTACTGCTCCTCCTAGAGGACATAATTCTCCTCTATatgtaaaaaattaaattaaatagtaGTAGTCAATTAGTAATAACTAGGTTGGATCGCAACTTTTTAGTGTACTAATATATTGTAtgcgagataaaaaggtaaCTAGAATATATGTCAAGAGAATATTCCAAAAAATTTTCACagaaaatgacaatccaaacaggCTTAGCAACTTAGATTGGAAAGGGCATCAAATGAAAGAATTTGTTTCCACTATATGGCTTGCTCAAAAGCAAacagttttgtttttttttttttttttgggggggggggggttggaaGAAGTTCTGATAACACGTTTTGTTTTGTTAATGACAAATAACTTTTGGTA encodes:
- the LOC113720668 gene encoding pathogenesis-related protein 1A-like; protein product: MGSFKIFLAVFSFIHLVIFWPSGAQNSKQDYLDVHNAARAQVGVGPIAWDDTVAGYAHDVANYTKKDCNLRRSGGPYGENLAEGSGDLTARDAVNLWLTEKQFYDYNSNTCAQGQACSHYTQVVWNRSVGLGCARVQCTNNGWWFVICSYYPSGNYIGQRPYLQL